The DNA region agtgtactgtttgagtgcatgcattacgccaggatattggtttgtttgaactcagagggagtgtcagccacattaaaaaagttaacagcttaagtcatttgtggattaatgcgtattggagacgcgaaccgtttaaaacgattcagttcgatttggtgaactggttgaaaaagatccggttacatcgaatgattcgttcgcgaaccggatatcacaaactgctttgttttgaactctctcacaacatacaaggaagagaagacaatgctgaataaagtcgtagtttttgctatttttggaccaaaatgtattttcgatgcttcaaaaaattctaactgaccctctgatgtcacataagcccctttcacactgcgattctggcaaatacacgggtaaagtgttccggcaattgttcccaggtcactagattttgcactttcacactgccaatgattacccgggatatgtgcatgcttttcacacacaacccgtaaagatcccgtaatgacacgtAACATCACGGCGTgacatgtaatgtacgagtcgaaaacgttaggcacattATACTTTCAGTGAAGCTAGTGAACGATCtcagcgtcagcgcggaaagtgagtaactaactgatctctgctttatcacagtttgcacatatttttttttgtcgcaaatgttgatcttccttcaaaacagccggtaaaagagtcacgcgataacgtgcatcatcactacgacacgaaattagatctggcttttgttcacacagcactcgtcccgggactgaacccggcaatgttactaggtccccgacccgggttcaatgccggaatcaattccaggacgtgtttgctttcacagagaaggcgacccggcaatgttccggcaatttgccgggtccgacatgcagtgtgaaagaggctatggactactttgatgatgttttccttacctttctggacatggacagtgtaccatacacacagtttcaatggagggacagaaagctctcagactaaatctaaaatatcttaaactgtgttccgaagataaacagaggtctcacgggtttggaacgacatgagggtgagttattaatgacataattttatatatattttatatatattaacatatatattttttgttttgtatttttgtttgtttttttgttgcacAGAAAAATAACAGGGAACAGTATTTGGTAGGGAACATCATGGGGATGagtttttaattttggggtgaacatttcatttaaatgtctATTCATTATTTACAAATTTCACCCGTtaaagagaactgttcatttacTTCTCAGGTTCTTTAAAAACGTCACTTCATCTCTATTCTTGATCCCGTAGCTGAGAAAAGAGGAAACACAATCAAAACATATTATAATTCAAAGCACCGTAAATACTGAGAAACAAAACGAACACAAGTTAACAAATTTCTACAAAAGCAACTGATTATTTGGACTCACTCCTTCAGCTTTCTTTTGTCATCTTCTAACTTTTCTCCATTGAAGACCAGATGAAATGACCTCCACACGTATTTCCTTGACAGAGAAAGTAGAttaggaaaaataaatacaaaattacacCCTATACTTTTTTCATGTCTCACCAGCTGATGTGCTTGACACCTCCCTCTCGTTGTTGTTTTAGCTCCATATATCTGCGAATGGCATTCTTCAGATCCAGAACCATTGCAGACTGCACGACAACAATAGCTGTGAAGAGATTTGCTCCAGTTAGAACCAATAAATGTATAGCAGTTCCAAAAAATTCCAAGAAAACTCACGCATGACTTCTTCATCAGCCTTACAAACACGAACAGTCATGGCTTGACCATATTCCAGAGCCACCTGAGAGTTCACCTCCTCCAAAGTGACCTGAACATTTAAAAGATCAGAAAAGATTCTGAATTCTAGACCTTATGAATTAATACATTCAAATATGAAGCTTGTTTCAATTTTATTCTATTAAAACAAGTTGGACGGTCGACCTGAATTGGCAGGTCGCATAATAAAGGGTCCTGGACCATCAGAGCCAGTCCTTCCTCAAAGATGTCAAGAAATTCAGAGTGTGGCAATGcctcctcctcatcttcttcttcttcttcttcatcttcttgttCTTCTTTAGTTTCATCTACAACAGTTTTCCCTTCAAACTCGGCCTCGTCGACATTCTTTAGGCTTTCTTCCTTTAATTCATCCATGTTCAACTGACAAGCGAAAACTCCTTGACGCAAGTCTAGCATCCAGAAATACGAGACATTAAGGCGTCAAGTTCTTTCCATGTTTATTAAACCAATTAGTGAATTTAAACGGAATTATGGTACCGCTGGCAAATTATCTCGGATAAAATTTTAACATCTAACATTACAGTTCTGTTGCGTTCCAACATTCCTTATCCATTTTTTTAACAAACACGCTGTCGGAATATTTCTGTGATACACTAAACTTTAGTTCCGCTTACGTTTCTATGTTATATTTCCGATATTAACTATATAATTCTTAACATTTAACTAATTTAATATAACACATATATATAGTTCCTGACAGTTATAagtatatataacattattatataGTTGATGTTTATTCGCGTTTATATTTCGTTTCATGTCGAGCATAAAATAGTGAGGCACGTTCACATTACGTGTTTCCTGTAGCGACTAGGCATGAGAATATATGTAAACACCAACTTCAGTTgcatcagaaaaagaaaaaaaataacagtatttagtatacaatattatttataaCAGGTTGAAAATGCTCCTGTTTTGTCCAACTTGTGGGAATGTGTTGATCGTGGAGGAGGGACAGAGATGCTTCAGATTCGCGTGTAACACATGTCCATATGTGCACAACATCACGAGGAAGGTAACAAATCACCATAACAACACAGAAACTCGTTTGAACGCTCTGTTTAAATACGTGGTTATCTGTAGTTCGTTTTTAAATGGAACACAATGAAATACTTTGAATATGAAATGATTGGACGTTATGATTCAAGCATATCTGTGAAACTTCGATTAGATTACTCGTGAAATAAAAGTATTGTTCGATTCCAACACATGTGACGTGCGAACATGTGATTCTGAAACATGATATGATTAATGTTTTAACATAACGATAAAGCATACTAAATTCGCATTAAACAATGTGAACGTTCCATTCAAATGCATGTAATGCTGGAACAGAACGTGAACCTTACTTTTATAACGCATGTAATacgtttatttgaataaaataaataattctactgcATCTGAATATGAAAGACATGCACCATGTTTTCTACATAGTATCAGCCAATGATACCTTTGTAGTAGGCGGAGTGTGTGGAATTAACTGTAGGTTGTTTTGACAGGTAAATAACAGAAAGTACCCCAAACTGAAGGAGGTTGATGATGTTCTCGGGGGCTCTGCTGCTTGGGAAAATGTGGATTCCACTCCAGGTAAAACCATGTATTTTGtagtgtattatttattattatacagtacCTGTATGCACAGTGAATATTTTACTAAAAGTCCTGGTggctttaaattaatgtttttaattattctcAATTCGTTTTGAGGTATAACACATCATAATATTTCTTTGCAGAACCTTGTCCAAAATGTGAGCACCCAAGGGCCTACTTTATGCAGATTCAGACTAGGTCTGCTGATGAACCAATGACAACCTTCTACAAGTGCTGCAATATACAATGTGGGCATCGCTGGAGAGACTAAATCAGAGATCTcagatttaaactttattttgagGCTCAGAATATGTGCTCATAACAGAATATTCAGTTTCCATATAgaagatttatatttatttgttggaGCCAAAACTTGATGATACTGTGTCGTGTATTTGGATTCAAAACGACAGACACCCCTTTATTCTTCATTAACtactttattttcacttttacaGAATGTGTATGTATCATTAAGACAGTAACTATATGAGCTTCGTTGGCCTGATGACTGATTTTTGTGTGGGTGTGCAATTAATAAAATTACTCTTCATATATGATAcagtttgtctttttatttgttCAGTCAGTCCATAAGTTTTGTTTTACATCACATTTGAGACTTGAGTTGAGCATGGCATCTGCTGTTGTGCCATATACTATTCTCAAGGCATTTATCTACAGCAGCATTCCTGCAACACAAGCTTGAACACATCTATTTTCTGCAACAGCATCAAGTCACTTCACAAAGCAAGTAGACCTACGTAGTCAAGAGCATATTAAAGGGAGCCAGACTGGATTGTGTAAGTAAACCCCATGGTCATGCATACATATTTACTGGAGATTATCTTCCAATAATCAGACAGACATGTAGTTTTTGCAGATGACGGTGAGGTGTCTTGATATTACAGGTCATGGTTGATAGGATGGAATTAAGCTGGATGGGATGAGGTCATCCTTATTTTTTTAGTCAGACAATAGTACATTGTAATTTTAACTGCTGAATACTCTGAAATCATAACTTAATGTGGCAGTTTGTAATACCTGCATATAATTCAGTGTTTGTTTCtgatttaaaaaatcatacaatAAGGCTTTTGTGAATTCAGAGCGACTGTTGTTTTGTGTTAAAAAGTACAATGGAAAGATGGAAAGTCTGACTGTTAATCAGCTATAATGTTGGCAGATTGTCTACcagaaaaacataattattatctAAATCCTCGTTTAAAACTACACTATGGAACCTTTTGAGTAAATACTTCCTTAATTCACCCAAATATAATTTAGTTACCctataatatttactttttttttttttttgagcagttaGGATGGATTTCGCGGGAAATTGCATAGGCTACTACGACAGTCTTCCGTGCATTACATTATTTATCAGCATATATCCGTAAGCCGAGAAATATTTTAGCGTTTATGTTGTGGGAGAAGAGCGAAGCTTAAAGTTTGCCGTCACAACGAATGAGAAAAATTACCATAGATCACTCAAAATGGTATATCGCGATTGTAAAATCAAAGAAACCACGCACACCGATACAGCGGCCCGTCGAACTACATTCATCCGCGCAGAGGACCGGAGCCGAAGCACATTAGCACAACCaaaacaatgttcttccgcaagacgcatgcagggttatttttatatttattttttttaaccgcTACAGACCCAAATGTTACTTAGTGTCGTTTTAAAAAACAGAGGTATATATATAGCACTGCTGATGTTGTAACTTTTAAATTTCGTAACATTTCAGCAGTAAATCACATTTATGGACAGAACAAGAAGAACCGAAAATTTACAGTTTCGAAGCCAGGACAGACAActaattatttatgtatataaatcacaatctgaccaaaaaaaaaaaacgtcccatGTTGCCCAAAGTATTAATAAGCAAAGGGTTAATCTGCTTTGAGTTATGAAGCCCAGTGCAGCAGCGTGACACACTGAGGGCACATATGGCCCAATAGAGCGCTATGCAAGATTACAGCGTTTTCATGCAGCGTCCTTCATCATGCCGGTGAACTCAAACAGCAAAGCAGCTTTGAACAGCTTTAACCAGAAATGTCTAGGACGACGACTTCAAAATGGCAAGTAGAAATGACAAAATATGCAACAACCACTTCTAAATATGTTCTTCAGCAGAATAACTGTTCATCGATGCTTGTCTGTTATTATAGACGTTTCTACCCCAACCTTAGTATCAGCAAACACAGACCTATCTACCGTAATGATTAATAAACTGACGTGAATAGCAGATGATAGTTTACAGAAGTCTCAAACAGCCTACTGACAACACAGAACAGCTAGTGAAGTGGTTTGAAAAGCATCATggctataatttttttattcacagtTCAAAATAATTAAGTGTATTTTGGTTGAATTGTTCCTAGCATCTCTAAAGGAGATTTAGATGGACATATAGATCCCTTTTTCCAATAGAAATAATTCATCTAAAACGACACAGTGCCTGTTACATTGGTACGCATTTTTCAAATCAACTTGAAATGAGCCTTATCGACAAATAGAAGAAATCCGAaacaaaagtgaaagaaagaaaaaaatcatgacATTTGCATAAAATGCCAAATACATTGACATTTTCACatataaaaacaacaatgttACTCCAGGACTTCAAAAGTCCCAGCCATCAAAGAATTTCATTTTAAtaggttaaaataaaacaataatgcatACAATAATAATCCTACAATCCAACAACACTGACCCTGAAGTGAACTTCGTTTAGTTTCGCTACTCTGTAATATTCACATATGAGCTTTGCGAGGTTAATGTTTTCacatattttctaaatgtatacACTTTGCTCTactgctaaaataaaaataaaacagtacttGGATGATACAATGTAATCCTGACCATTGTGCATATAAAATCTACCGATCCTTCAATGACTGCTGCTTAATTTTACAGGCATCAGTAACTATGTCAAAATGAGTGAGAATCAATGGTTACATGAAGTGAGAAGTGGCTGGAAAGATGAGCAGTCAGCTTGGGCAAAATGAACACGAAAAAGCGAGTCATCAACACCCACCAGAACGAGGTCACAGCAAGATCGTTGATGggataaagtgttagcatatgcGCTTGTATGTGTAAATATAGCCCTTGCAGTTCGGGCAAGTGTGTGTCACATCCTTGAGTTCGTCAATCAAACAGGGGATCAAGCAGCAACCTAGATCACACctgcaaaacaaagacaaaagtcAGAAGGAATCTCGAAAAGGTATTACTGTAGGCtcattatgtattcatttattcaaaactaaattaaaaatacaattcagACACACAATGATCTGAATACAACATTTCTGCTTTGAAAACGGCTTTAATTTCTGTACTTAAATTCATGTACACCACCATTCAAAGGTTCATCAGTAaggttctgaaataaaatgaacactTTTATTCACTAGAGAtggtttaaattgatcaaaagtcaaagtaaagacttttacaatattacacacaACAAAAATCTTCAAATAATGCCTGttcttttacatttctttttatcatgGTTTAATAATCATGGTTTATTAATAGTTttcaattgataataataataataataataataataataagtgtttaaGAAAAAGAACTGTCAAGAAAAAAACTTGACAGAAAGTCGATTTCACAGAGaggtccagtgttattttagaatcaCTGTGAgactgttattgtttttattaatatttttaattaatatgtatataaattgcCGTTTTCATTGTAAAGTTTTGGTAatcatgttgtgtttttgtcatattcgttttttatatatctatatatctatgtagattttattcatttttatttcagtttgagtaATTTAGTAAATCAAGTTACactaaatgctgaaattaatgcagaaattatagattttttaataCTCCATTTCAAATAACAAGGTCTTTTTATGGttgtggttttagttttagtttaacttgactataataaccctgcagaGATCATAACACCAGTTCACACTGAGCTGTCTGGTTCCAGAGCTCACTTACCCGACAAAGAAGCAGAACATACAGAAGAGAGTGTTCATGAGGCCGATGTCGTGGCTGATGTGGGTGAGGATGGGTTGTTGGCAGTGTGGACAAACCGTCTGCACTGGATCCGTCTGGAACATCTCCCCCTGTAGAACAGTCACGGTGGTGGTGGTGGCACCAGGAGGGGCGAGGACTGTGGCTGTGTGACCTGGAGCAAAGTGACTGGGCCCCGGACCATAGTGCTCGGCTATCGGATGAGGAAAGTGTCCAGGCGGAGCATAGTAACCACCTGCAGCACATACagcaattttatgaagctacaagaatcaTTTTTgcgcacaaagaaaacaaaatgactttattcaacaatttattcTCTTCTATGTCAGTCTTTGACGCGCGTTCACAAGAGTAACATGATGCAGGAAGGTATTGCGGGTTTGGAACGATGTGAAGGTGAGtaactaatgacagaattttcagtttggttcttcaaaatatcttcttttgtgttacacacaagaaagaatgtcatacaggtttagaatgacatgaatgATGGCAGAATATTAATTTTTGCATGATTTATTCCTTTACAAGATTTTAAAAGTGTAAATTCGGTCGGTGCgagttattacattttaatgcaaGATTACAAACACAAGCTTTTTTCTATCGAATAATATACACACCAATCAATCATGatgtatattaaaaaagagaaaaggatttattttgtgaaatactGCTCCTAGCCCTGACACATCACTTTTAGTTTCACTGTGAACGGAAAAAATGACCTGTTCCTAGAAATATGTTGCATCACAGCAGATTTTGATTTCAATTGACAACTAATTCTTCTTTCTGAACTGCTAACGGTTTCAGTTAGGAAGGCACTCTCACCGTGAGGATGAGGCATGGGCATCGGCATATGCACAGGCTTAGGCATGGGACCTTCTCCTGGGACGTGTGGAGGAACAAAGCCTGATTGTGTAGCTTCATAAGGCGGAGGTCCATAATCTGGAGGCAGTGGCTGCCCTTGTGGAGGCCCTGTTGTTACTGGAGCACTGGCAGCTGAGGAAACACACACTTAAATACAAGAAACAACAACTCAGATGCCTTCTGCTTGATTTGCAAGTGGTAGTAAAATAaggtatataaaatgtattttaagagatATATGTATATCAAAGTGACTGTCAATAATGTCTATAAAGATGAGAAAAATATCTAGGAATTTACCAGGAACTGGAGGCTGCCCATTTTTCTCCATGAGAAGCGGGGCACTGGGGCCCCCTGGGTAGGGAGGAGGGGGGTCACTGGACATGTTGGTTCCCTGGAAGGAGGCCAGAGAAGGAAGCTCTCCTCACACTGTGCTGACGTTCAAGCAGCGTTTCTGAGGGGAACACAAACAGGCCGCAGGTTCAGTAACCACATAGTGTAATGTGATAGTGCCATCCCTGACTACTGTTGCCGAGGCATTTCAAGTGGATCCAATTATCATCGATTTGCAGCGGCTCATTGCCTCTACATTCCCCTGAGCCCACAAATAAAAACAACGTGTCCATAAGCATGAATTATCTGCTCTTATGGACACAGATTTTCTTTGCACTTTAGACTAATAAGAGTCAGTCCGTCAAGCCACCTGTATCCCAATACTACAAGTTATGAGATAAAACACTGTTCTGTCTGTGATCATCTTTGAGTCTGAGGTAAACACTACATCAATATACTTCATGataaaccattcaaaagttaagatttattttaaaggttttgggttaataagatttttttttaagtaatttaagcttttactcagcaaggacacattaaattgatcaaaacagacactacaaaagatttatatatttatatgaaaacaaacaacgattaatattttctttcaaaagggatgcattaaattgatcaaaagtgaaagtgatttttctttttcaaataaatgctgttctttagagcTATAAtttattatggtttccacaaaaatatgtagCAGCACAGCTGCTTATCATTGATGATCATTGATCATTgatgatgataagaaatgtttcttgagcaggagACACTGTAGTCTGGAGTTCAGCTTTGTATCacggaaataaattacattttgaaatattttctaaatatacattttaattgtaataacattcacaatactgtatttttgaacaaataaaggcCGTCCCAGTGAGCAAAAGAGACAAATACTAATTATTCccttcataaatataaaaaaaaaaatcttaccaacctcaatgttttgaatggtagtgtataatgcATAATCCTCATGATATATGTGCCTGAATGGTGAAGTGCATCATCCTACCTGATGGTTAAAGATAGTTAAGTTAGTTAGTAAGCTAGTTAGTACAACTGTTCAAGATTTTACCAATCATTACAGAAATCTACAGCTAGaataaaaacagacaaatgaAATAATAACTAGGATACCATGCAATGTTATGTAGTAAGTGTAATCTTCAGCACCTGGGTTTAAGTAGACAGTTTGGGCCTTAGAGAagttaaagtaataacatttaCAGTAGAAACAATAGCACAGTATTCTTGGAACCATGTAGGTCAAGTCTAACTAGAGGTCAAGCACTGCGTCCTTTGAGTGAAATATGTGTCATTTTGTAGGGGGAAAagaaaattaattcatttttagaaaaaacaaatgcaaattagAAACAAGATCTTTGGGAAAACAGCACCTCATTTGAAAGCCAAATTGAAGTATAGGCATAACAAAATGCCAATATTGTATCATCATAGCAGTATCCCCTTTCATGATCTGGCAGGTGATATAAACACATCTAATTTGCATTTTTTGGAATGGTTACCACCAGCCTATGAATGATGGAGATTAAGCAGGAAATGTGAAAACAAAAGCATGTGACTACTACTAGGCTATATGTGAAGCATATAAATGTTGTGTGAACCGAACGGCTGTTGATTTATGAGAGTAGTTTGTTGCCCAGTTCACATCCTGTATTATTTGAGATAATGGAAAATGATTATGCAGAATGCTTCTCCATAACCACAAATCCCACACATTTCTCTTGTGTCGTTAGTGCAAACATTAACATTGCATGTATCTGAATATTTTATCCACGCTGACTGTACACCAGCTTATATACCAGCATAAAATAATAGCGCCAGCTATAGGCCAGTGGTGGTACTGTTCTTCTACAgcagatatataatatattttaacaaaaacattctaattaaccaacattgataaaaaaaatttacaactTCTGGATGTTTGAACGTGCTTGGCATGGttttatgtattaatttgttCAATGTTAGCTGCAGGGAATCCAACTATAAGATTAAGGTTAATGTTTGGCTATTTTAACGTGTCCAAATGACCAACCAGCACAAAAAATAGTGTGTTTGCCAGGGTTTCTGaaggttttatgaaggtaaattaCTTTTTAAGAAATGCAACACAGTTCGTCAAAATATGGTTGCTTAATGTATTTTGTATAAGGCATGCTTTAAAGTTTGAGAATAAAACTTTCAACAGATCTCcaattaattttagttaatttgaCTTTTACTTTACTGTACTCTCTGATCAAACTGCAAAAAAAGAGTGTTGTCCTTGATTgctaaatcaagatgcatttaggCTATTTGAGAAGCAATAAGACATAACCTTAAATAAGTCTTGTCTTATTAGAAATGTATCTGCAAATGGTGTCAGAAAAATTTGCTTAAATcaaaatgctaattttttttttttttttttac from Carassius carassius chromosome 1, fCarCar2.1, whole genome shotgun sequence includes:
- the LOC132150190 gene encoding U11/U12 small nuclear ribonucleoprotein 25 kDa protein-like encodes the protein MLDLRQGVFACQLNMDELKEESLKNVDEAEFEGKTVVDETKEEQEDEEEEEEDEEEALPHSEFLDIFEEGLALMVQDPLLCDLPIQVTLEEVNSQVALEYGQAMTVRVCKADEEVMPIVVVQSAMVLDLKNAIRRYMELKQQREGGVKHISWKYVWRSFHLVFNGEKLEDDKRKLKDYGIKNRDEVTFLKNLRSK
- the polr3k gene encoding DNA-directed RNA polymerase III subunit RPC10, whose product is MLLFCPTCGNVLIVEEGQRCFRFACNTCPYVHNITRKVNNRKYPKLKEVDDVLGGSAAWENVDSTPEPCPKCEHPRAYFMQIQTRSADEPMTTFYKCCNIQCGHRWRD
- the LOC132150174 gene encoding cell death-inducing p53-target protein 1-like, with protein sequence MSSDPPPPYPGGPSAPLLMEKNGQPPVPAASAPVTTGPPQGQPLPPDYGPPPYEATQSGFVPPHVPGEGPMPKPVHMPMPMPHPHGGYYAPPGHFPHPIAEHYGPGPSHFAPGHTATVLAPPGATTTTVTVLQGEMFQTDPVQTVCPHCQQPILTHISHDIGLMNTLFCMFCFFVGCDLGCCLIPCLIDELKDVTHTCPNCKGYIYTYKRIC